The following proteins are co-located in the Spinactinospora alkalitolerans genome:
- a CDS encoding helix-turn-helix domain-containing protein has product MKQRKGEIPDFLGDLDELWTVDDMASYLRKPVSWVYDNHKRYFHAARAGQQLLFAPAEIKAWIRGQMWPK; this is encoded by the coding sequence GTGAAACAGAGAAAAGGCGAGATTCCGGATTTCCTTGGCGACCTCGACGAACTGTGGACGGTGGACGACATGGCGTCCTACCTGCGCAAACCGGTGTCGTGGGTGTATGATAATCACAAGCGTTACTTTCATGCCGCGCGCGCGGGTCAGCAGCTCCTGTTCGCTCCTGCGGAAATAAAGGCATGGATTCGGGGCCAGATGTGGCCAAAATAA
- a CDS encoding replication initiator, with the protein MSSADIGRADGLFCLRLVRRTGVRRAVWGGVGVESLVQRELWARVGRGDYRRWQRQVERARFCSHPVRVAGGAAAVDGSSGEVRAEFSTRGEPDGTLLIACGDRRASVCPSCAETYRRDMWHVVASGLSGRMPPASSTQGAGVRQSAVESAVPASVESHPRLFVTLTAPSFGPVHSARGGAACRPRSGRKKTCPHGRPAGCGLVHEDAHPVVGTPICADCWDYAGAVLWNAHAGELWRRTRIAVDRALAPLASAVLGCRMTVAGARDLLKVSYVKVAEFQKRGLVHLHVVLRLDGVDAGDRSAVVAPPAWASAGLLAEAVEQAVDAVSFALPSPDGVLRAAHWGAQRDITDVSAGGPVADSRRIGAYLAKYATKTASDAAGPGASAALARRFRRLHRDHLRRKVGPHLARMVETAWDLGARRGLAALKLRHWAHTLGFRGHFATKSRAYSVTLGVLRQARRSWRARQRTASGESDVWASGDGDGSTVIVADWRYAGRGYVGAADAQLAETMAREYEIARAEYRDLLRREKEITYWCEST; encoded by the coding sequence GTGAGTTCTGCCGATATCGGCCGTGCGGATGGGCTGTTTTGTCTCAGGCTTGTTCGTAGGACGGGTGTTCGACGGGCTGTGTGGGGTGGTGTGGGCGTGGAGTCGCTGGTTCAGCGGGAACTGTGGGCGCGGGTGGGGCGTGGGGATTACCGCCGGTGGCAACGGCAGGTGGAGCGGGCGCGGTTCTGTTCTCATCCGGTGCGTGTCGCTGGTGGCGCGGCGGCGGTGGATGGCTCGTCGGGTGAGGTGCGGGCGGAGTTTTCGACGCGGGGCGAACCTGACGGGACACTGTTGATCGCGTGCGGGGACCGGCGCGCGTCGGTGTGCCCGAGTTGTGCGGAGACGTATCGGCGGGACATGTGGCATGTGGTGGCTTCGGGTCTGTCGGGGCGGATGCCGCCTGCCTCCTCGACCCAGGGGGCGGGGGTGCGCCAAAGTGCGGTGGAATCGGCGGTGCCTGCCTCGGTGGAGTCGCATCCTCGGCTGTTTGTGACGCTGACCGCTCCGAGTTTTGGGCCGGTGCATAGCGCGCGGGGCGGAGCGGCCTGCCGTCCGCGCTCCGGTAGGAAGAAGACCTGCCCACACGGGCGGCCGGCGGGCTGCGGCCTGGTCCATGAGGACGCTCACCCCGTCGTCGGCACTCCGATCTGTGCGGACTGCTGGGACTATGCGGGCGCGGTGCTGTGGAATGCCCATGCCGGGGAGCTGTGGCGGCGGACCCGGATCGCGGTTGATCGGGCGCTCGCCCCGCTGGCCTCGGCGGTGCTGGGGTGCCGGATGACGGTGGCCGGGGCGCGGGACCTGCTCAAGGTCTCCTATGTGAAGGTCGCCGAGTTCCAGAAGCGGGGCTTGGTGCATCTGCATGTGGTGCTGCGCCTGGACGGCGTGGATGCCGGTGACCGGTCGGCGGTGGTGGCTCCTCCGGCGTGGGCTTCGGCGGGCCTGCTGGCCGAAGCGGTGGAACAGGCGGTCGATGCGGTCTCGTTCGCGCTGCCCTCGCCCGATGGGGTGCTGCGGGCGGCGCATTGGGGCGCCCAACGCGACATCACCGACGTGAGCGCGGGCGGGCCGGTGGCGGATTCACGCAGGATCGGGGCGTATCTGGCGAAGTATGCGACCAAGACCGCTTCGGATGCGGCGGGGCCGGGGGCGTCGGCGGCGCTGGCGCGGCGGTTTCGGCGGCTGCATCGGGACCATCTGCGGCGCAAGGTCGGGCCGCATTTGGCGCGGATGGTCGAGACCGCGTGGGACCTGGGTGCGCGGCGGGGCCTGGCCGCGTTGAAGCTGCGGCACTGGGCGCACACGCTGGGGTTCCGGGGCCACTTCGCGACCAAGTCACGCGCCTACTCGGTCACGTTGGGGGTGCTGCGCCAAGCCCGGCGCTCCTGGCGAGCCCGTCAGCGCACCGCCTCCGGCGAGAGCGATGTGTGGGCCAGCGGCGACGGTGACGGCTCCACGGTGATCGTTGCGGACTGGCGCTATGCGGGCCGGGGCTATGTGGGCGCGGCCGATGCCCAGTTGGCCGAAACGATGGCGCGGGAATACGAGATCGCCCGCGCTGAATACCGTGACCTGTTGCGGCGGGAGAAAGAGATCACCTACTGGTGCGAATCGACCTAG
- a CDS encoding DUF397 domain-containing protein: MTETPNWYKSSYSDGHGGNCVEVAETPHEVLVRDTQNRELGHLGFSAEAWASFLRDVKAGRLQ, translated from the coding sequence ATGACTGAAACCCCCAACTGGTACAAGTCCAGCTACAGCGATGGACACGGCGGTAACTGCGTCGAGGTAGCGGAAACCCCCCACGAAGTCCTCGTCCGTGACACGCAGAACCGGGAGCTTGGACACCTGGGGTTCTCGGCTGAAGCATGGGCTTCCTTCCTGCGGGATGTGAAGGCGGGCCGTTTGCAGTAG
- a CDS encoding helix-turn-helix domain-containing protein codes for MVEKPHAIWIRFGAEAKRMRTNAGVSQDQLSKTLRVSPALLSAIERGTRTAKRHHAEALDAALNTGGSLTRLWVNLSNQQDVPDWFRDVVVLERQAAEIREYQSILVPGLLQAEEYARAVIRSSRPWDDVEQVERSVESRMNRREVITRTGRPLLWFVLDEITIRRIVGSQEIMHDQLEHLRKLAEDGVVRLQVVPLSTLNHPGLCSPFRLMSFDDRPSVAYAERLKGGELIDATDQVRECNTIFGSLQAEALSPSASVEMVCKVQGELQ; via the coding sequence ATGGTTGAGAAACCACACGCGATATGGATCAGGTTTGGCGCGGAAGCCAAGCGGATGCGCACAAACGCCGGTGTCTCACAGGACCAGCTGTCCAAAACCCTCAGGGTCTCTCCCGCCCTGCTCAGTGCAATTGAGCGGGGGACACGGACCGCAAAACGGCATCATGCGGAAGCGCTGGACGCGGCGCTCAACACAGGCGGATCACTCACTCGGTTGTGGGTCAACCTGTCGAATCAGCAGGACGTTCCGGACTGGTTCCGCGACGTCGTAGTTCTGGAGAGGCAAGCCGCAGAGATCCGGGAGTACCAATCCATCCTTGTGCCCGGCCTCCTTCAGGCGGAGGAGTATGCACGGGCTGTGATCCGCTCTAGTCGCCCATGGGATGATGTGGAGCAAGTCGAACGTTCGGTTGAGTCTCGGATGAACCGCCGTGAGGTCATCACGCGGACAGGAAGGCCACTACTCTGGTTCGTGCTGGATGAGATCACCATCCGTCGCATCGTGGGTAGCCAGGAGATCATGCATGACCAGCTAGAACACCTGAGGAAGCTAGCAGAGGACGGGGTGGTCCGGCTTCAGGTGGTACCGCTCAGCACACTGAATCACCCCGGCTTGTGTAGTCCGTTCCGGTTGATGTCCTTCGATGATCGCCCTTCTGTGGCCTACGCGGAGCGCCTGAAGGGCGGCGAGCTGATCGACGCGACTGACCAGGTGCGGGAATGCAACACGATCTTCGGGTCATTGCAGGCGGAAGCGTTGTCCCCATCCGCTTCCGTGGAGATGGTCTGCAAGGTGCAAGGAGAGCTTCAATGA
- a CDS encoding ATP-binding protein, producing MTVYLTAFPGTVESVAAARRFMAAALRITPGVSVPETVIGDAELIISELATNAVQHTRSGDPGQTYKVRIEVNARGVAADVRTKPPRLLLNHPHIKEPDCCTESGRGLHLVACFATEWGPLPFEDGVFFTLPWQPAQAIAPHLAEPVTGGA from the coding sequence GTGACCGTCTACCTCACGGCATTTCCCGGCACGGTGGAGAGTGTGGCCGCTGCCCGCCGGTTCATGGCCGCAGCACTGCGCATCACCCCCGGGGTGAGCGTTCCCGAGACGGTGATCGGGGATGCCGAGCTGATCATCTCGGAGTTGGCGACCAACGCGGTCCAGCACACCCGCAGCGGTGATCCCGGTCAGACCTACAAAGTCCGCATCGAGGTCAACGCCCGAGGCGTGGCAGCCGATGTGCGCACCAAACCCCCGCGCCTGCTGCTGAACCATCCCCACATCAAGGAACCGGACTGCTGCACCGAGAGCGGGCGAGGACTGCACCTGGTCGCCTGCTTCGCCACCGAATGGGGACCGCTTCCGTTCGAAGACGGCGTGTTCTTCACCCTCCCATGGCAGCCCGCCCAGGCCATTGCCCCGCACCTGGCCGAGCCGGTCACCGGGGGAGCCTGA
- a CDS encoding methyltransferase domain-containing protein has protein sequence MWLDEAGAPAVLARSESPERWLEACYADRPLITQLDDGDGSGRGYFSSSISMPTTVAMMLAALDPESGGRVLEIGTGTGYNAALLAFRAGTENVTTVEVDPGIAEQARAALKATGWPVNVVTGDGTKGHPPGAPYDRVLSTASVQRVPYAWVEQTAPGGRVVTPWGTAFHNGALLHLRVRADGTAAGRFSGNVGFMWLRDQRTPHGAVEDRVRPEHDYTESTTGLHPYYALSNFDASFAIGLRVPAMKSVVVFDDDNPGSAAYTVYLMDPYVGSWASWRVAPGRDAYTVRQHGPRCLFEELEDAYRWWLDAGEPEHTRFGLTVTSDGQTVWLDTPGAPIGT, from the coding sequence GTGTGGCTGGACGAAGCCGGGGCCCCGGCTGTGCTTGCCAGGTCCGAGTCCCCGGAGCGATGGTTGGAGGCGTGCTATGCCGACCGGCCGCTGATCACCCAGCTCGATGACGGGGACGGTAGTGGCCGGGGCTACTTCTCCTCGTCGATCTCCATGCCGACGACGGTCGCGATGATGCTTGCAGCCCTGGACCCGGAGTCCGGCGGGCGCGTCCTGGAGATCGGGACGGGAACCGGATACAACGCGGCGCTCCTGGCCTTCCGGGCCGGGACGGAGAACGTCACCACCGTTGAAGTGGATCCCGGCATCGCCGAACAGGCGCGCGCCGCCTTGAAGGCCACCGGTTGGCCGGTGAACGTGGTCACCGGTGACGGCACGAAGGGCCACCCTCCCGGTGCCCCCTATGACCGGGTGCTGTCCACCGCTTCGGTTCAGCGTGTCCCGTATGCGTGGGTGGAGCAGACCGCGCCCGGCGGCAGGGTGGTGACCCCGTGGGGGACGGCCTTCCACAACGGCGCGCTACTACACCTCCGGGTCCGCGCCGACGGAACCGCCGCCGGCCGTTTCAGCGGGAACGTGGGGTTCATGTGGCTGCGTGACCAGCGCACCCCCCATGGGGCGGTAGAGGACCGGGTGCGCCCGGAACACGACTACACCGAATCCACCACCGGGCTCCACCCCTACTACGCACTGTCGAACTTCGATGCGTCGTTCGCGATCGGGCTCCGCGTGCCCGCGATGAAGTCCGTGGTCGTCTTCGACGACGACAACCCCGGCAGCGCCGCATACACGGTGTATCTCATGGACCCGTACGTCGGGTCGTGGGCGTCGTGGCGGGTGGCACCCGGCCGGGATGCCTACACGGTGCGCCAGCATGGCCCTCGCTGCCTGTTCGAAGAGTTGGAAGATGCCTACCGGTGGTGGCTCGACGCAGGCGAACCAGAGCACACGCGCTTCGGCCTGACCGTGACCTCTGATGGCCAGACGGTATGGCTGGACACGCCCGGCGCTCCCATCGGTACCTGA
- a CDS encoding SAM-dependent methyltransferase produces MKSSVQNRTPPPEIDTTKPSIARVYSYYLGGKDHFQVDRDMADYASKVVPGLTDIALGNREFVQRSVRYMARDAGIRQFLDIGSGLPTDGNVHEIAHESTPDAHVVYVDNDPIVLAHGRALLEDKRGSNVITADLTRPEEIIGHPVTRELIDFGEPVGLVLGGILHHLHDWQEPRRVAAELCGALAPGSHVAVSHFHRPDEEEFPDDADRARLVEEAFLEKLGHGRWRTREEILACFGGLELVEPGLVPCQEWRAGPDTHRMADYVHRLIVGGVGRKA; encoded by the coding sequence ATGAAGAGTTCAGTCCAGAACCGGACCCCTCCGCCCGAGATCGACACGACGAAGCCGAGCATTGCGCGCGTTTATTCGTATTACCTCGGCGGAAAAGATCATTTCCAGGTCGATCGGGACATGGCGGACTACGCCTCGAAAGTCGTTCCGGGACTGACCGACATCGCCCTGGGCAACCGCGAATTCGTGCAGCGCTCGGTGCGCTACATGGCCCGCGATGCCGGCATCCGCCAGTTCCTCGACATCGGGTCGGGCCTGCCGACGGACGGCAACGTCCACGAGATCGCCCACGAGAGCACCCCGGACGCCCACGTCGTCTACGTCGACAACGACCCCATCGTGCTGGCGCACGGCCGCGCGCTCCTGGAGGACAAGCGCGGCAGCAACGTCATCACCGCCGACCTCACCCGCCCCGAGGAGATCATCGGCCATCCGGTCACCCGGGAGCTGATCGACTTCGGCGAACCGGTCGGGCTGGTCCTGGGCGGGATCCTGCACCACCTGCACGACTGGCAGGAGCCCCGGCGGGTGGCGGCGGAGCTGTGCGGGGCGCTCGCCCCCGGCAGTCACGTGGCCGTCTCCCATTTCCATCGGCCGGACGAGGAGGAGTTCCCCGACGACGCCGACCGGGCCCGCCTCGTCGAGGAGGCGTTCCTGGAGAAGCTGGGACACGGGCGCTGGCGCACCCGCGAGGAGATCCTCGCCTGCTTCGGCGGCCTCGAACTCGTCGAGCCGGGCCTGGTCCCCTGCCAGGAGTGGCGGGCCGGGCCCGACACCCACCGGATGGCCGACTACGTGCATCGGCTCATCGTCGGCGGCGTGGGGCGCAAGGCCTGA
- a CDS encoding ABC transporter substrate-binding protein, with protein MSFAARSRAFGRSWLAVSAAAAIALLTGCSSGADEADEAAAAGSEGFPITVEHAMGETTVESEPMTIVALDSSYVDAAVALELDVVGRITYAAGDEALPAYLGEEGRTYAGDATIVGDLEAPDLAEVAELEPDLIVSAKVRHEDVYDQLSRIAPTVFSETTGATWKDNIELLARATGKEDLAAEKLDAYHERAAALGEAITEESGGEAPTMTLARFVGGPKVRLYSSNSFTGIVQSDVGLPRPEGAPDAADDISVDLSQEEILDLDADHIFVSVWNDGTGESQKGADEFATNPLWDQLEGEQHQVDDTEWLTSVSLQGANAILDDMEEAFGVQAQ; from the coding sequence ATGTCGTTTGCCGCTCGCTCGCGGGCATTCGGGCGCTCGTGGCTCGCCGTATCCGCGGCCGCAGCGATCGCCCTGCTGACCGGCTGCTCCTCGGGCGCGGACGAGGCCGACGAGGCGGCCGCCGCCGGATCCGAGGGCTTCCCGATCACGGTCGAACACGCGATGGGCGAGACGACGGTCGAATCGGAGCCCATGACCATTGTGGCGCTCGACAGCAGCTACGTTGACGCCGCGGTCGCCCTGGAGCTGGACGTGGTGGGCAGGATCACCTACGCCGCCGGTGACGAAGCGCTCCCGGCCTACCTGGGCGAGGAGGGCCGGACCTACGCGGGCGACGCCACCATCGTCGGCGACCTGGAGGCGCCGGACCTGGCCGAGGTCGCCGAGCTCGAACCCGACCTGATCGTCTCGGCCAAGGTCCGCCACGAGGACGTCTACGACCAGCTCAGTCGGATCGCCCCCACCGTCTTCTCCGAGACCACCGGGGCGACCTGGAAGGACAACATCGAGCTGCTCGCCCGGGCCACCGGCAAGGAGGACCTGGCGGCGGAGAAGCTGGACGCCTACCACGAGCGCGCCGCCGCGCTCGGCGAGGCGATCACCGAGGAGTCCGGCGGCGAGGCCCCGACGATGACGCTGGCCCGCTTCGTGGGCGGCCCCAAGGTCCGGCTGTACTCCTCCAACTCCTTCACCGGCATCGTGCAGAGCGACGTGGGCCTGCCCCGGCCCGAGGGCGCGCCCGACGCCGCCGACGACATCTCGGTCGACCTCAGCCAGGAGGAGATCCTCGACCTGGACGCCGACCACATCTTCGTCTCGGTGTGGAACGACGGCACCGGGGAGTCCCAGAAGGGCGCGGACGAGTTCGCGACCAACCCGCTGTGGGACCAGCTCGAGGGCGAGCAGCACCAGGTGGACGACACCGAGTGGCTGACCTCGGTGAGCCTCCAGGGCGCCAACGCCATCCTGGACGACATGGAAGAGGCCTTCGGAGTCCAGGCGCAGTAG
- a CDS encoding FecCD family ABC transporter permease, which translates to MEPALAERRRRPRADSPAAVTKGRRRVIGLVILLALLGAAAVASVSVGSRFIPLPQVWHLLLFPDGGEAGTIVRELRIPRTALGVLIGVALGVAGALMQSHTRNPIADPTLLGIAYGAACAVVMSIFLLGITSIAGYVWFALAGALLASVAVFALASGGSRGPTPVTLVLAGAAMTALLSGITSAIVLLDQQSLDVYRFWRVGSLVGRHSDVIWQVLPFIAVGLLLALVNAPGLNALALGDDVATALGQRVRLTRATGVLAIALLTGASVAAAGPIGFLGLMAPHLARAVTGPDHRWLLPYAGMLGAVIILVADVIGRIVRGTGEVEVGIILAVVGAPFFIALVRRRRLIAL; encoded by the coding sequence ATCGAACCCGCGCTCGCCGAGCGGAGGCGCCGACCACGCGCCGATTCACCGGCCGCCGTCACCAAGGGGCGACGGCGCGTCATCGGGCTTGTGATCCTTCTCGCTCTGCTCGGGGCCGCCGCGGTCGCCAGCGTCTCCGTCGGGTCCCGCTTCATCCCGCTGCCCCAGGTGTGGCACCTGCTCCTCTTCCCCGACGGCGGCGAGGCCGGCACGATCGTGCGGGAGCTGCGGATCCCCCGCACCGCCCTGGGCGTCCTGATCGGCGTCGCGCTGGGCGTGGCCGGCGCGCTCATGCAGAGCCACACCCGCAACCCGATCGCCGACCCGACCCTGCTCGGCATCGCCTACGGCGCGGCGTGCGCCGTGGTGATGAGCATCTTCCTGCTCGGGATCACCAGCATCGCCGGATACGTGTGGTTCGCGCTGGCCGGCGCGCTCCTCGCCAGCGTGGCCGTCTTCGCGCTGGCCTCCGGCGGGAGCCGGGGCCCCACCCCGGTGACCCTCGTGCTCGCCGGCGCGGCGATGACCGCGCTGCTCAGCGGCATCACCTCGGCGATCGTGCTGCTGGACCAGCAGAGCCTGGACGTCTACCGCTTCTGGCGGGTCGGCTCGCTGGTGGGCCGGCACTCCGACGTGATCTGGCAGGTGCTGCCCTTCATCGCCGTCGGCCTGCTGCTGGCGCTGGTCAACGCCCCCGGGCTCAACGCCCTGGCCCTCGGCGACGACGTGGCCACCGCACTGGGCCAGCGCGTCCGGCTCACCCGCGCCACCGGGGTGCTCGCCATCGCCCTGCTCACCGGCGCGTCGGTCGCCGCGGCCGGGCCCATCGGATTCCTCGGGCTGATGGCGCCGCACCTCGCGCGCGCCGTCACCGGCCCCGACCACCGGTGGCTGCTGCCCTACGCCGGGATGCTGGGAGCGGTCATCATCCTGGTCGCCGACGTCATCGGCCGGATCGTCCGCGGCACCGGAGAGGTGGAGGTCGGGATCATCCTCGCGGTGGTGGGCGCCCCCTTCTTCATCGCGCTGGTCCGACGCAGGAGGCTGATCGCCCTATGA
- a CDS encoding FecCD family ABC transporter permease, with translation MTASPPRSPAPATLNRRALRLGPASWPWRPRPLLVGAAVLAVLLALFVRALLAFDDYPMDLGDVVSTLLGGGDGGQRFVLFELRMPRALTAALVGGALGLSGAIMQGITRNPLASPDTLGIAWGASVGAVAVIILGGSAGGVSGLVSELGVPLGALVGGLGAAVIVFGLSWRSGVENNRLLLVGIATSLLCANLVYWALTWTDIQDAARAQTWLTGSLHAADWDRAGPAALVLGVLLPLTLVAARILGALGLGDDTARGLGVRVDASRLLLLVAAALLVCVATSAAGPVNFVALAAPQIALRMCKAAQPPLMTSALTGAALTLAADQLAAGLFAPTQLPVGVFTSVLGAPYLMYLIVRRHREARL, from the coding sequence ATGACCGCCTCGCCTCCCCGCTCGCCGGCCCCCGCGACGCTGAATCGGCGCGCGCTGCGGCTGGGCCCCGCGTCGTGGCCCTGGCGGCCCCGCCCGCTGCTGGTCGGCGCCGCCGTACTCGCCGTCCTGCTCGCACTGTTCGTCCGGGCGCTGCTGGCATTCGACGACTACCCGATGGACCTGGGCGACGTGGTCTCGACGCTGCTGGGCGGCGGCGACGGCGGTCAGCGGTTCGTGCTGTTCGAACTGCGGATGCCGCGCGCGCTGACCGCAGCCCTGGTCGGCGGCGCGCTCGGGCTCTCCGGCGCCATCATGCAGGGCATCACCCGCAACCCGCTGGCCAGTCCTGACACCCTCGGCATCGCCTGGGGCGCCTCGGTGGGCGCCGTCGCCGTGATCATCCTCGGCGGCAGCGCGGGCGGGGTGAGCGGCCTGGTCTCCGAGCTCGGCGTCCCCCTCGGGGCGCTGGTCGGCGGACTGGGCGCGGCCGTCATCGTCTTCGGGCTGTCCTGGCGGTCCGGGGTGGAGAACAACCGGTTGCTGCTCGTGGGCATCGCGACCTCGCTACTCTGCGCCAACCTGGTGTACTGGGCGCTGACCTGGACCGACATCCAGGACGCCGCCCGGGCCCAGACCTGGCTCACCGGCAGCCTGCACGCCGCCGACTGGGATCGGGCCGGCCCCGCCGCGCTGGTCCTCGGGGTGCTGCTGCCGCTGACCCTGGTCGCCGCCCGGATCCTCGGCGCCCTGGGCCTCGGCGACGACACCGCGCGCGGGCTGGGCGTGCGCGTGGACGCCTCCAGGCTGCTCCTGCTGGTGGCGGCGGCGCTGCTGGTGTGCGTGGCGACCTCCGCGGCGGGCCCGGTCAACTTCGTCGCCCTGGCCGCCCCGCAGATCGCGCTGCGGATGTGCAAGGCGGCCCAGCCGCCGCTGATGACCTCCGCGCTGACCGGCGCGGCGCTCACGCTGGCCGCCGACCAGTTGGCCGCGGGCCTGTTCGCCCCGACCCAGCTCCCGGTGGGCGTGTTCACCTCGGTGCTGGGCGCGCCCTACCTGATGTACCTCATCGTCCGCCGCCACAGGGAGGCACGTCTGTGA
- a CDS encoding ABC transporter ATP-binding protein translates to MNPADPSPPSEPRLRADGVTLAYGDNVIIEDLDFSVIDNAVSAIIGPNGCGKSTLLRALGRLLRPASGRVLLDGRGIAAMPPREVARTVAVLPQSPQAPPGLTVTDLVARGRHPHQSWYRQWSSTDHGVVAEALEMTGMLPYAERTLEQLSGGQRQRAWISMALAQGTDLLLLDEPTTFLDLAHQIEVLDLVRDLHEEHGRTVVMVLHDLNLAARYAHRLVAMREGGITAQGRPDEVLTPALISGVFGLDSTVIPDPVTGTPMVVPIGTRDRGPAQHAGHSAASP, encoded by the coding sequence GTGAACCCGGCCGATCCGTCCCCGCCCTCGGAGCCGCGGCTGCGCGCCGACGGCGTCACGCTCGCCTACGGCGACAACGTGATCATCGAAGACCTGGACTTCTCCGTCATCGACAACGCCGTCTCGGCGATCATCGGCCCCAACGGCTGCGGCAAGTCCACCCTGCTGCGCGCGCTCGGCCGGCTGCTGCGGCCGGCATCGGGGCGGGTGCTCCTGGACGGCCGCGGCATCGCGGCGATGCCGCCGCGGGAGGTGGCGCGAACCGTCGCGGTGCTGCCGCAGTCTCCGCAGGCACCACCGGGCCTGACAGTCACCGACCTGGTGGCGCGCGGCCGCCACCCGCACCAGAGCTGGTACCGGCAGTGGTCCTCCACCGACCACGGCGTGGTCGCCGAGGCCCTGGAGATGACGGGCATGCTCCCCTACGCCGAGCGGACGCTGGAGCAGCTCTCCGGCGGTCAGCGGCAGCGGGCCTGGATCTCCATGGCGCTGGCCCAGGGAACCGACCTGCTGCTGCTCGACGAACCGACGACCTTCCTCGACCTCGCACACCAGATCGAGGTCCTGGACCTGGTGCGCGACCTGCACGAGGAGCACGGCCGGACGGTCGTCATGGTGCTGCACGACCTCAACCTCGCAGCCCGCTACGCCCACCGGCTGGTCGCGATGCGCGAGGGCGGGATCACCGCCCAGGGCCGCCCCGACGAGGTGCTCACCCCCGCGCTGATCTCCGGCGTCTTCGGCCTGGACTCCACCGTCATCCCCGACCCGGTGACCGGAACGCCCATGGTCGTCCCGATCGGAACCCGCGACCGGGGACCGGCGCAGCACGCCGGCCACTCCGCCGCGTCCCCGTGA